The following are encoded together in the Equus quagga isolate Etosha38 chromosome 1, UCLA_HA_Equagga_1.0, whole genome shotgun sequence genome:
- the MDM1 gene encoding nuclear protein MDM1 isoform X2 — protein sequence MPVRFKGLSEYQRNFLWKKSYLSESCNPSVGRRYPWAGLRSDQLGIIKEPSFISKRRVPYHDPQISKSLEWNGAVSEKDAAASAEPEALGAQEAERREGVNRDEGLSLGASRVPKRTRSHSADSRAEGASDPVENKEDSAADHTPVNENVDPEHSTKLLSENIDNGLERFLRKKSGLAVAPSQSVLRNSEYQRQFVWKTPRETAPGFAARQVFHNKSKFVPQFKGNSIIHETEYKRNFKGLSPVKESKLRNDLKENGSFETISPEKKCNKTDDPLKLEAEMEPKDSKQPKKKLTPWRHQRLGKVNSEYRAKFLSPAQYLYKAGAWTRVKENAPDQVKELREKAASYRKRVQGTHFSRDHLNQILSDNNCFWDVSSTTSSEGTVSSNIRALDLAGDPTSHKTLQKCPSTKLEEKRSVLEDQPQKNTTEKLGVSDVPTTPVRRRLAWDAEDANEDTQEQPREEEEQREGDRQDSPGELEKLEVREKSKVDEVKEGSDSSSVSSGRGGRLPTPKLRELGGIQRTHHDLTTPAVGGAVLVSPSKLKPPGPEQRKRTPPQDGVGTAERDSRKKEGHAVALLTSPAAGIKTIDPLPLREDSETSIPKCAEPALPVPKIPDYPASPAGQSPPARAPSYWHPSRRIQGSLRDPEFQHNVGKARMNNFQLPQHGAFNDEDEDRLSEISARSAASSLRAFQTLARAQKRKENFWGKT from the exons GAATCATAAAAGAGCCAAGTTTTATTTCGAAAAGAAGAGTCCCTTACCATGACCCACAGATTTCAAAGTCTCTTGAGTGGAACGGAGCTGTCTCAGAGAAGGACGCGGCTGCATCCGCAGAGCCCGAAGCCCTGGGAGCACAAGAGGCAGAGCGAAGAGAAGGTGTGAATCGAGACGAGGGTCTCTCGCTGGGTGCCTCCCGGGTTCCCAAGAGAACCAGGTCTCACTCTGCAGACTCCAGAGCGGAAGGGGCTTCCGACCCTGTGGAAAATAAGGAGGACAGTGCAGCAGACCACACACCAGTGAACGAAAATGTGGACCCGGAACATTCTACCAAACTCCTCTCAGAAAACATAGATAATGGG TTGGAGAGATTCCTGCGGAAGAAGTCTGGCTTGGCGGTGGCTCCCTCACAGAGTGTCTTGAGAAATTCCGAATATCAAAGGCAGTTTGTTTGGAAGACCCCGAGAGAAACTGCGCCAGGTTTTGCGGCCCGTCAG gtttTCCACAATAAAAGCAAATTTGTTCCACAATTCAAAGGTAACTCAATCATCCATGAAACTGAAtacaaaagaaatttcaaaggtTTATCTCCAGTGAAagaatcaaaattaagaaatgattTGAAAGAGAACGGAAGTTTTGAAACAATATCTCCTGAAAAGAAG tgtaatAAAACAGATGATCCTTTAAAGTTAGAAGCAGAGATGGAACCAAAAGACTCAAAGCAGCCTAAAAAGAAGCTTACTCCTTGGAGACATCAAAGGCTTGG GAAGGTCAATTCTGAATATAGAGCAAAGTTTCTGAGCCCAGCCCAGTATTTATACAAAGCTGGGGCCTGGACCCGCGTGAAGGAGAACGCACCCGATCAG GTTAAAGAGCTCCGAGAGAAGGCTGCATCTTACAGGAAGCGAGTTCAGGGGACACATTTTTCTCGGGACCATCTGAATCAGATTCTCTCTGATAACAACTGCTTTTGGGATGTCTCCTCAACCACAAGCTCAGAAGGAACTGTTAGCAGCAACATCAGAGCACTGGATCTTGCGGG AGATCCTACAAGCCATAAGACTTTGCAGAAATGTCCTTCtacaaaactagaagaaaaaaggTCTGTCTTGGAGGACCAACCCCAGAAAAATACCACGGAGAAATTGGGCGTGTCAGATGTGCCCACGACACCTGTTAGAAGGCGCCTGGCCTGGGATGCAGAGGATGCCAATGAGGACACGCAGGAACAGccgagagaggaggaggagcagagggagggggacagGCAGGATTCTCCCGGAGAGCTTGAGAAGTTGGAAGTACGTGAAAAGTCTAAGGTGGACGAGGTGAAAGAAGG GTCGgattcttcctctgtctcctcggGAAGGGGCGGCAGGCTTCCTACTCCAAAGCTGAGAGAGCTTGGTGGGATCCAGAGGACTCATCACGACCTCACCACCCCGGCCGTCG GGGGTGCTGTTTTAGTGTCTCCCTCCAAACTGAAGCCTCCAGGCCCGGAGCAGAGGAAAAGAACGCCGCCTCAGGATGGCGTGGGGACCGCGGAGAGGGATTCCAGGAAG AAAGAAGGTCACGCTGTAGCTCTCCTGACTTCTCCAGCTGCTGGTATAAAAACGATTGATCCTCTGCCTTTGAGGGAGGATTCTGAAACCAGTATCCCCAAATGTGCTGAGCCAGCCCTTCCAGTTCCGAAAATTCCCGACTATCCAGCCAGCCCCGCGGGGCAGTCTCCTCCGGCCCGCGCGCCGTCCTACTGGCATCCCTCTCGTCGCATTCAGGGCTCTCTGAGAGACCCCGAGTTCCAGCATAATG tgggaaagGCAAGGATGAACAATTTCCAGTTACCTCAGCACGGAGCCTTTAACGACGAAG ATGAGGACAGATTATCTGAGATTTCCGCTCGCTCTGCAGCTTCTAGTCTCCGGGCTTTTCAGACTCTGGCACGAGctcaaaaaaggaaggagaatttcTGGGGCAAAACATAA
- the MDM1 gene encoding nuclear protein MDM1 isoform X1, translated as MPVRFKGLSEYQRNFLWKKSYLSESCNPSVGRRYPWAGLRSDQLGIIKEPSFISKRRVPYHDPQISKSLEWNGAVSEKDAAASAEPEALGAQEAERREGVNRDEGLSLGASRVPKRTRSHSADSRAEGASDPVENKEDSAADHTPVNENVDPEHSTKLLSENIDNGLERFLRKKSGLAVAPSQSVLRNSEYQRQFVWKTPRETAPGFAARQVFHNKSKFVPQFKGNSIIHETEYKRNFKGLSPVKESKLRNDLKENGSFETISPEKKCNKTDDPLKLEAEMEPKDSKQPKKKLTPWRHQRLGKVNSEYRAKFLSPAQYLYKAGAWTRVKENAPDQGSLNAMWYAEVKELREKAASYRKRVQGTHFSRDHLNQILSDNNCFWDVSSTTSSEGTVSSNIRALDLAGDPTSHKTLQKCPSTKLEEKRSVLEDQPQKNTTEKLGVSDVPTTPVRRRLAWDAEDANEDTQEQPREEEEQREGDRQDSPGELEKLEVREKSKVDEVKEGSDSSSVSSGRGGRLPTPKLRELGGIQRTHHDLTTPAVGGAVLVSPSKLKPPGPEQRKRTPPQDGVGTAERDSRKKEGHAVALLTSPAAGIKTIDPLPLREDSETSIPKCAEPALPVPKIPDYPASPAGQSPPARAPSYWHPSRRIQGSLRDPEFQHNVGKARMNNFQLPQHGAFNDEDEDRLSEISARSAASSLRAFQTLARAQKRKENFWGKT; from the exons GAATCATAAAAGAGCCAAGTTTTATTTCGAAAAGAAGAGTCCCTTACCATGACCCACAGATTTCAAAGTCTCTTGAGTGGAACGGAGCTGTCTCAGAGAAGGACGCGGCTGCATCCGCAGAGCCCGAAGCCCTGGGAGCACAAGAGGCAGAGCGAAGAGAAGGTGTGAATCGAGACGAGGGTCTCTCGCTGGGTGCCTCCCGGGTTCCCAAGAGAACCAGGTCTCACTCTGCAGACTCCAGAGCGGAAGGGGCTTCCGACCCTGTGGAAAATAAGGAGGACAGTGCAGCAGACCACACACCAGTGAACGAAAATGTGGACCCGGAACATTCTACCAAACTCCTCTCAGAAAACATAGATAATGGG TTGGAGAGATTCCTGCGGAAGAAGTCTGGCTTGGCGGTGGCTCCCTCACAGAGTGTCTTGAGAAATTCCGAATATCAAAGGCAGTTTGTTTGGAAGACCCCGAGAGAAACTGCGCCAGGTTTTGCGGCCCGTCAG gtttTCCACAATAAAAGCAAATTTGTTCCACAATTCAAAGGTAACTCAATCATCCATGAAACTGAAtacaaaagaaatttcaaaggtTTATCTCCAGTGAAagaatcaaaattaagaaatgattTGAAAGAGAACGGAAGTTTTGAAACAATATCTCCTGAAAAGAAG tgtaatAAAACAGATGATCCTTTAAAGTTAGAAGCAGAGATGGAACCAAAAGACTCAAAGCAGCCTAAAAAGAAGCTTACTCCTTGGAGACATCAAAGGCTTGG GAAGGTCAATTCTGAATATAGAGCAAAGTTTCTGAGCCCAGCCCAGTATTTATACAAAGCTGGGGCCTGGACCCGCGTGAAGGAGAACGCACCCGATCAG GGTTCTCTAAATGCCATGTGGTATGCGGAG GTTAAAGAGCTCCGAGAGAAGGCTGCATCTTACAGGAAGCGAGTTCAGGGGACACATTTTTCTCGGGACCATCTGAATCAGATTCTCTCTGATAACAACTGCTTTTGGGATGTCTCCTCAACCACAAGCTCAGAAGGAACTGTTAGCAGCAACATCAGAGCACTGGATCTTGCGGG AGATCCTACAAGCCATAAGACTTTGCAGAAATGTCCTTCtacaaaactagaagaaaaaaggTCTGTCTTGGAGGACCAACCCCAGAAAAATACCACGGAGAAATTGGGCGTGTCAGATGTGCCCACGACACCTGTTAGAAGGCGCCTGGCCTGGGATGCAGAGGATGCCAATGAGGACACGCAGGAACAGccgagagaggaggaggagcagagggagggggacagGCAGGATTCTCCCGGAGAGCTTGAGAAGTTGGAAGTACGTGAAAAGTCTAAGGTGGACGAGGTGAAAGAAGG GTCGgattcttcctctgtctcctcggGAAGGGGCGGCAGGCTTCCTACTCCAAAGCTGAGAGAGCTTGGTGGGATCCAGAGGACTCATCACGACCTCACCACCCCGGCCGTCG GGGGTGCTGTTTTAGTGTCTCCCTCCAAACTGAAGCCTCCAGGCCCGGAGCAGAGGAAAAGAACGCCGCCTCAGGATGGCGTGGGGACCGCGGAGAGGGATTCCAGGAAG AAAGAAGGTCACGCTGTAGCTCTCCTGACTTCTCCAGCTGCTGGTATAAAAACGATTGATCCTCTGCCTTTGAGGGAGGATTCTGAAACCAGTATCCCCAAATGTGCTGAGCCAGCCCTTCCAGTTCCGAAAATTCCCGACTATCCAGCCAGCCCCGCGGGGCAGTCTCCTCCGGCCCGCGCGCCGTCCTACTGGCATCCCTCTCGTCGCATTCAGGGCTCTCTGAGAGACCCCGAGTTCCAGCATAATG tgggaaagGCAAGGATGAACAATTTCCAGTTACCTCAGCACGGAGCCTTTAACGACGAAG ATGAGGACAGATTATCTGAGATTTCCGCTCGCTCTGCAGCTTCTAGTCTCCGGGCTTTTCAGACTCTGGCACGAGctcaaaaaaggaaggagaatttcTGGGGCAAAACATAA